The following coding sequences are from one Pseudomonas oryzae window:
- a CDS encoding FAD-binding and (Fe-S)-binding domain-containing protein: MSLPAAFLAAVERLIPRERRFDDPLSTLAFGTDASFYRLIPQLVLRVESEREVVELLRLAHAERVPVTFRAAGTSLSGQAISDSVLIVLGDHWNGREIRANGAQIRLQPGVIGAQANAVLAPLQRKIGPDPASINAAKIGGIVANNSSGMCCGTAQNSYQTLAGLRLVLADGTVVDSEDPASVRAFRQSHGALLAELAELGRQTRANTALADRIRHKYRLKNTTGFSLNALVDFDEPLEILNHLMVGSEGTLGFISAVTYDTVPDYPHKASALIVFPDVENCCRAVPVLRQQPVSAVELLDRRSLRSVENMQGMPAWVRELSAGACALLIESRAASQSLLHEQIDRIMAAIAHFPVEKQVDFSEDPAVYNQLWKIRKDTFPAVGAVRRTGTTVIIEDVTFPVEQLAEGVNRLLALLDKHRYDEAIIFGHALEGNLHFVFTQGFDSAAEKARYEAFMQDVAQLVAVEFGGALKSEHGTGRNMAPFVELEWGEEAYQLMWKIKRLLDPKGILNPDVVLSEDPEIHLKNLKPLPAADAIVDKCIECGFCEPVCPSRGLTLTPRQRIVIWRDIQAKKRAAIDTTELERAYHYHGLDTCAATGLCAQRCPVGINTGDLVRKLRAAEAHHPGTATWLAGHFASALKGTRLTLAAADSARRLLGAPRLAALSAGLRRLSGERLPQWTAAMPQPVRLQLPAAPQHTEKPRVVYLAACVSRAMGPAAGDAEQTPLLDKTRTLLEKAGFAVVFPAELDNLCCGQPFASKGYPAQAEAKRRELLDALLEASRGGLDPIYCDTSPCTLRLVQDLDDPRLQIHDPVKFIREQLLDRLEFVPQQEPVAVHVTCSTQHLGEAQGLIDIVRRCTQQVVVPEGIHCCGFAGDKGFNQPELNAHALRSLKDAVQQCGEGVSTSRTCEIGLSQHSGIDYHGLVYLVDRVTRAKAPGLGA, encoded by the coding sequence ATGAGTCTGCCGGCCGCCTTCCTCGCCGCCGTCGAGCGGCTGATCCCGCGCGAGCGGCGTTTCGACGACCCGCTGTCGACCCTGGCCTTCGGCACCGACGCCAGCTTCTACCGGCTGATCCCGCAGCTGGTGCTGCGCGTCGAATCCGAGCGCGAGGTGGTCGAGCTGCTGCGGCTGGCCCATGCCGAGCGGGTGCCGGTGACCTTCCGCGCTGCCGGCACCAGCCTGTCCGGCCAGGCGATCAGCGACTCGGTGCTGATCGTGCTCGGCGACCACTGGAACGGCCGCGAGATCCGCGCCAATGGCGCGCAGATCCGCCTGCAACCGGGGGTGATCGGCGCCCAGGCCAACGCTGTGCTGGCGCCGCTGCAGCGCAAGATCGGCCCGGATCCGGCGTCGATCAACGCGGCGAAGATCGGCGGCATCGTCGCCAACAACTCCAGCGGCATGTGCTGCGGTACCGCGCAGAACAGCTACCAGACCCTCGCCGGCCTGCGCCTGGTGCTGGCCGACGGCACGGTGGTGGACAGCGAGGACCCGGCCAGCGTGCGCGCCTTCCGCCAGAGCCACGGCGCGCTGCTCGCCGAGCTGGCCGAACTGGGCCGGCAGACCCGCGCCAACACCGCGCTGGCCGACAGGATCCGCCACAAGTACCGGCTGAAGAACACCACCGGCTTCTCGCTCAACGCACTGGTCGACTTCGACGAGCCGCTGGAGATCCTCAACCACCTGATGGTCGGCTCGGAAGGCACCCTCGGTTTCATCAGCGCGGTGACCTACGACACCGTGCCGGACTACCCGCACAAGGCCAGCGCGCTGATCGTCTTCCCCGACGTGGAAAACTGCTGCCGCGCCGTGCCGGTGCTGCGCCAGCAGCCGGTGTCCGCGGTGGAGCTGCTCGACCGGCGCAGCCTGCGCTCGGTGGAGAACATGCAGGGCATGCCGGCCTGGGTCCGCGAGCTGTCCGCTGGCGCCTGCGCGCTGCTGATCGAGTCGCGCGCCGCCAGCCAGAGCCTGCTGCACGAGCAGATCGACCGGATCATGGCCGCCATCGCCCACTTCCCGGTGGAGAAGCAGGTCGACTTCAGCGAGGACCCGGCGGTCTACAACCAGCTGTGGAAGATCCGCAAGGACACCTTCCCGGCGGTCGGCGCGGTGCGCCGCACCGGCACCACGGTGATCATCGAGGACGTCACCTTCCCGGTCGAACAGCTGGCCGAGGGCGTCAACCGCCTGCTGGCGCTGCTCGACAAGCACCGCTACGACGAGGCGATCATCTTCGGCCACGCCCTGGAGGGCAACCTGCACTTCGTGTTCACCCAGGGCTTCGACAGCGCCGCGGAGAAGGCCCGCTACGAGGCGTTCATGCAGGACGTCGCCCAGCTGGTGGCGGTGGAGTTCGGCGGCGCGCTGAAGTCCGAGCACGGCACCGGGCGCAACATGGCGCCGTTCGTCGAGCTGGAGTGGGGCGAAGAGGCCTACCAGCTGATGTGGAAGATCAAGCGCCTGCTCGACCCCAAGGGCATCCTCAACCCAGACGTGGTGCTCTCGGAGGACCCCGAGATCCACCTGAAGAACCTCAAGCCGCTGCCGGCCGCCGACGCGATCGTCGACAAGTGCATCGAGTGCGGCTTCTGCGAGCCGGTCTGCCCGTCGCGCGGCCTGACCCTGACCCCGCGCCAGCGCATCGTCATCTGGCGCGACATCCAGGCGAAGAAACGCGCCGCCATCGACACCACGGAGCTGGAGCGCGCCTACCACTACCACGGCCTCGACACCTGCGCCGCCACCGGCCTGTGCGCCCAGCGCTGCCCGGTGGGCATCAACACCGGCGACCTGGTGCGCAAGCTGCGCGCCGCCGAGGCGCATCACCCGGGCACCGCCACCTGGCTGGCCGGGCACTTCGCCAGCGCGCTCAAGGGCACCCGCCTGACCCTGGCCGCCGCCGACAGCGCCCGCCGCCTGCTCGGCGCGCCGCGCCTGGCCGCGCTGAGCGCCGGTCTGCGCCGGCTGTCCGGCGAGCGCCTGCCGCAGTGGACGGCCGCCATGCCGCAGCCGGTGCGCCTGCAGCTGCCGGCCGCGCCGCAACACACGGAAAAACCGCGGGTGGTCTATCTGGCCGCCTGCGTGTCGCGCGCCATGGGCCCGGCGGCCGGCGACGCCGAGCAGACCCCGCTGCTCGACAAGACCCGCACCCTGCTGGAGAAGGCCGGCTTCGCCGTGGTGTTCCCCGCCGAGCTGGACAACCTGTGCTGCGGCCAGCCGTTCGCCTCCAAGGGCTACCCGGCGCAGGCCGAGGCCAAGCGCCGCGAGCTGCTCGACGCACTGCTCGAGGCCAGCCGCGGCGGCCTCGATCCGATCTACTGCGACACCAGCCCGTGCACCCTGCGCCTGGTGCAGGACCTCGATGATCCGCGGCTGCAGATCCATGACCCGGTGAAGTTCATCCGCGAGCAGCTGCTCGACCGGCTGGAGTTCGTCCCGCAACAGGAGCCGGTGGCGGTGCACGTCACCTGCAGCACCCAGCACCTGGGCGAGGCGCAGGGACTGATCGACATCGTCCGCCGCTGCACCCAGCAGGTGGTGGTCCCGGAAGGCATCCACTGCTGCGGCTTCGCCGGCGACAAGGGCTTCAACCAGCCGGAGCTCAACGCCCACGCCCTGCGCTCGCTGAAGGACGCGGTGCAGCAGTGCGGCGAGGGGGTGTCGACCAGCCGCACCTGCGAGATCGGCCTGTCGCAGCACTCGGGGATCGACTACCACGGCCTGGTCTACCTGGTGGACCGGGTCACCCGGGCCAAGGCGCCCGGCCTGGGGGCCTGA
- a CDS encoding LutC/YkgG family protein translates to MSARANILAKLRSSLQGTQPIADDYDVNLVTEPWRYPAGERVARLRQLMEAVHTETHLSRAAEWPALLERLLAERQLPSLLIAPGTAHGAQLAAHFAGRDGLPALKAYDRPVEEWKAELFDDTPASLTATLGAIAATGSLILWPDRHEPRLMSLVPPVHFALLRASTIRDNLYEVLQEQQWAAGMPTNALLISGPSKTADIEQVLAYGAHGPKDLIVLILEDA, encoded by the coding sequence ATGAGCGCCAGAGCCAATATCCTCGCCAAGCTGCGCAGCAGCCTGCAGGGCACCCAGCCCATCGCCGACGACTACGACGTGAACCTGGTGACCGAGCCGTGGCGCTATCCGGCCGGCGAGCGCGTCGCCCGCCTGCGCCAGCTGATGGAAGCGGTGCACACCGAAACCCACCTGAGCCGCGCCGCCGAGTGGCCGGCGCTGCTCGAGCGGCTGCTCGCCGAGCGCCAGCTGCCCAGCCTGCTGATCGCCCCGGGCACCGCCCACGGCGCCCAGCTCGCCGCGCACTTCGCCGGGCGCGACGGCCTGCCGGCGCTCAAGGCCTACGACCGCCCGGTCGAGGAATGGAAGGCCGAGCTGTTCGACGACACCCCGGCCAGCCTGACCGCCACCCTCGGCGCCATCGCCGCCACCGGCAGCCTGATCCTCTGGCCGGACCGCCACGAGCCGCGGCTGATGAGCCTGGTGCCGCCGGTGCACTTCGCCCTGCTCAGGGCCAGCACGATCCGCGACAACCTCTACGAGGTGCTGCAGGAACAGCAGTGGGCCGCCGGCATGCCGACCAACGCCCTGCTGATCTCCGGCCCGTCGAAGACCGCCGACATCGAGCAGGTGCTGGCCTACGGCGCCCACGGCCCCAAGGACCTGATCGTGCTGATCCTGGAGGACGCATGA
- a CDS encoding LutB/LldF family L-lactate oxidation iron-sulfur protein, with translation MSERIPALEIPSRALKHNARTALGDAQLRGNMRKAMDSLMAKRLASMPDDFEREHLREMGNHVRARALSQLPDLLERLETNLTRNGVKVHWAETVDEANAIVLSIIRAHEARQVIKGKSMVSEEMDMNHVLEAEGIEALESDMGEYIIQLDHEKPTHIIMPAIHKNARQVADLFHDRLGEPYTEDVDQLIQTGRRVLRKKFFEADIGVSGVNFAVAETGTLLLVENEGNGRMSTSVPPVHIAVTGIEKVVENLRDVVPLLSLLTRSALGQGITTYVNMISGPRKADELDGPQEVHLVLLDNGRSQAFADGELRQTLNCIRCGACMNHCPVYTRIGGQAYGTVYPGPIGKIISPHLMGLENTPDHPSASSLCGACGEVCPVKIPIPALLRRLREENVKSPDDPHRVMRGQGSKYSASERLLWKGWRLLNTTPLAYRAFGLLATRLRGLTPNQLGPWTQHHSAPKPAARSLHELAREHLEGK, from the coding sequence ATGAGCGAACGTATTCCGGCGCTGGAAATCCCCAGCCGCGCACTCAAGCACAACGCCCGCACCGCCCTCGGCGACGCCCAGCTGCGCGGCAACATGCGCAAGGCCATGGACTCGCTGATGGCCAAGCGCCTCGCGTCGATGCCCGACGACTTTGAGCGCGAACACCTGCGCGAGATGGGCAACCACGTGCGCGCCCGCGCGCTGTCGCAGCTGCCCGACCTGCTCGAGCGGCTGGAAACCAACCTGACCCGCAACGGTGTGAAGGTGCACTGGGCGGAGACGGTGGACGAGGCCAACGCCATCGTCCTGTCGATCATCCGCGCCCACGAGGCGCGGCAAGTGATCAAAGGCAAGTCGATGGTCAGCGAAGAGATGGACATGAACCATGTGCTGGAAGCCGAGGGCATCGAGGCCCTGGAGTCCGACATGGGCGAGTACATCATCCAGCTCGACCACGAGAAGCCCACCCACATCATCATGCCGGCGATCCACAAGAACGCCCGGCAGGTCGCCGACCTGTTCCACGACAGGCTCGGCGAACCCTATACCGAAGACGTCGACCAGCTGATCCAGACCGGTCGGCGCGTGCTGCGCAAGAAGTTCTTCGAGGCCGACATCGGCGTCTCCGGGGTCAACTTCGCGGTGGCCGAGACGGGCACCCTGCTGCTGGTGGAGAACGAGGGCAACGGCCGCATGTCGACCAGCGTGCCGCCGGTGCATATCGCCGTCACCGGGATAGAAAAGGTCGTCGAGAACCTGCGCGACGTGGTGCCGCTGCTGTCCCTGCTGACCCGCTCGGCGCTCGGCCAGGGCATCACCACCTACGTCAACATGATCTCCGGACCGCGCAAGGCCGACGAGCTGGACGGCCCGCAGGAAGTCCACCTGGTGCTGCTCGACAACGGCCGCAGCCAGGCCTTCGCCGACGGTGAGCTGCGCCAGACCCTCAACTGCATCCGCTGCGGTGCCTGCATGAACCACTGCCCGGTGTACACCCGCATCGGCGGCCAGGCCTACGGCACCGTGTATCCGGGGCCGATCGGCAAGATCATCTCGCCGCACCTGATGGGCCTGGAGAACACCCCGGACCACCCGTCCGCCTCTTCGCTGTGCGGCGCCTGCGGCGAGGTCTGCCCGGTGAAGATCCCGATCCCCGCGCTTCTGCGCCGCCTGCGCGAGGAGAACGTCAAGAGCCCGGACGACCCGCACCGGGTGATGCGCGGCCAGGGCAGCAAGTACTCGGCCAGCGAGCGCCTGCTGTGGAAGGGCTGGCGCCTGCTCAACACCACGCCGCTGGCCTACCGCGCCTTCGGCCTGCTGGCCACCCGCCTGCGCGGCCTGACGCCGAACCAGCTCGGCCCGTGGACGCAGCACCACAGCGCACCGAAACCCGCCGCCCGCTCGCTGCACGAGCTGGCCCGCGAGCACCTGGAGGGCAAGTGA
- a CDS encoding (Fe-S)-binding protein — MSELFYNAAPNATRVAPPLPTPRQYPAHKPANVYLFGTCVLDLFFPEAGMDAIRLLEREGIRVHFPQAQSCCGQPAYTSGYTDEARKVARAQLALFEQDWPLVVPSGSCAGMIRHHYVELFKDEPATLARAQALAERTFELAEFLLYICKVEFQDQGAPTKIALHTSCSARREMNTHLHGRALLAQLGQVERVDHDHESECCGFGGTFSVRMPDISGAMVADKTRALQESGAAQVVSADCGCLLNINGAFEKQNAALRGQHLASFLWQRTGGAR; from the coding sequence ATGAGCGAACTGTTCTACAACGCCGCGCCCAACGCCACCCGCGTGGCGCCGCCGCTGCCGACGCCGCGCCAGTACCCGGCGCACAAGCCGGCCAACGTCTACCTGTTCGGCACCTGCGTGCTCGACCTGTTCTTCCCCGAGGCCGGGATGGACGCCATCCGCCTGCTCGAGCGCGAGGGCATCCGCGTGCACTTCCCGCAGGCGCAGAGCTGCTGCGGCCAGCCGGCCTACACCTCTGGCTACACCGACGAGGCCCGTAAGGTGGCGCGCGCCCAGCTGGCGCTGTTCGAGCAGGACTGGCCGCTGGTGGTGCCGTCCGGCTCCTGCGCCGGGATGATCCGCCACCACTACGTCGAGCTGTTCAAGGACGAGCCGGCCACCCTCGCCCGCGCCCAAGCGCTGGCCGAGCGCACCTTCGAGCTGGCCGAGTTCCTCCTTTATATCTGCAAGGTCGAGTTCCAGGACCAGGGCGCGCCGACCAAGATCGCCCTGCACACCTCCTGCTCGGCGCGCCGCGAGATGAACACCCACCTGCACGGCCGCGCCCTGCTCGCCCAGCTTGGCCAGGTCGAGCGCGTCGACCACGACCACGAGAGCGAGTGCTGCGGCTTCGGCGGCACCTTCAGCGTGCGCATGCCGGACATCTCCGGCGCCATGGTCGCCGACAAGACCCGCGCCCTGCAGGAGTCCGGCGCCGCCCAGGTGGTCAGCGCCGACTGCGGCTGCCTGCTCAACATCAACGGCGCCTTCGAGAAGCAGAACGCGGCGCTGCGCGGCCAGCACCTGGCCAGCTTCCTCTGGCAACGCACCGGAGGTGCCCGATGA
- a CDS encoding L-lactate permease, with translation MQPGTLALLAFSPILLAAILLVGLRWPAKRAMPLVYLLTAGIGLYVWDMSFNRVLASTVQGLIITIGVLWIIFGAILLLNTLKHSGGITAIRAGFATISPDRRIQAIIIAWLFGCFIEGASGFGTPAAIAAPLLVAIGFPALAAVLLGMLVQSTPVSFGAVGTPIIIGVNSGLDTASLGARLVEQGSSWEIFLQQITSNVAIIHATVGTLMPLIMVLMLTRFFGKEKSWKAGFEVLPFAIFGGLAFTLPYVATGVFLGPEFPSLAGGLIGLAIVTSAARFGFLVPKNTWDFADAKDWPSEWLGSVEMKLDSLTQRPMSTLRAWLPYVLVGALLVISRVFPEVGAALKSVVLVFPDLLGEKGIKADFMPLYLPGGILVAVVIATFFLHGMKLRELTAAVGESSKVLLGAGFVLLFTVPMVRILINSGVNAAELPSMPIAMAQWVADSVGSIYPLLAPSVGALGAFIAGSNTVSNMMLSQFQFGVAETLGISGALIVAVQAIGAAAGNMVAIHNVVAASATVGLLGREGSTLRKTVWPTFYYVLFTGLIALFAIYVLGVSDPLVVAR, from the coding sequence ATGCAACCCGGAACCCTTGCGCTGCTCGCTTTCTCCCCGATCCTGCTCGCCGCCATCCTGCTGGTCGGTCTGCGCTGGCCCGCCAAGCGCGCCATGCCGCTGGTCTACCTGCTCACCGCCGGCATCGGCCTTTACGTGTGGGACATGAGCTTCAACCGCGTGCTCGCCTCCACCGTACAGGGCCTGATCATCACCATCGGCGTGCTGTGGATCATCTTCGGCGCCATCCTGCTGCTCAACACCCTCAAGCACTCCGGCGGCATCACCGCGATCCGCGCCGGCTTCGCCACCATCAGCCCCGACCGCCGCATCCAGGCGATCATCATCGCCTGGCTGTTCGGCTGCTTCATCGAGGGCGCCTCCGGCTTCGGCACTCCGGCGGCCATCGCCGCGCCGCTGCTGGTGGCCATCGGCTTCCCGGCACTGGCCGCGGTGCTGCTCGGCATGCTGGTGCAGAGCACCCCGGTATCCTTCGGCGCGGTCGGCACACCGATCATCATCGGCGTCAACAGCGGCCTGGACACCGCCAGCCTCGGCGCACGCCTGGTCGAGCAGGGCTCCAGCTGGGAGATCTTCCTGCAGCAGATCACCAGCAACGTGGCGATCATCCACGCTACCGTCGGCACCCTGATGCCGCTGATCATGGTGCTGATGCTGACCCGCTTCTTCGGCAAGGAGAAGAGCTGGAAGGCCGGCTTCGAGGTGCTGCCGTTCGCCATCTTCGGCGGCCTGGCCTTCACCCTGCCCTACGTCGCCACCGGCGTGTTCCTCGGCCCCGAGTTCCCCTCGCTGGCCGGCGGGTTGATTGGTCTGGCCATTGTCACCAGCGCCGCCCGCTTCGGCTTCCTGGTGCCGAAGAACACCTGGGACTTCGCCGACGCCAAGGATTGGCCGAGCGAGTGGCTGGGCAGCGTGGAGATGAAGCTCGATTCGCTCACCCAGCGGCCGATGAGCACCCTGCGCGCCTGGCTGCCCTACGTGCTGGTCGGCGCCCTGCTGGTGATCAGCCGGGTGTTCCCGGAAGTCGGTGCCGCACTGAAGTCGGTGGTGCTGGTGTTCCCCGACCTGCTCGGCGAGAAGGGCATCAAGGCCGACTTCATGCCGCTGTACCTGCCGGGCGGCATCCTGGTCGCCGTGGTCATCGCTACCTTCTTCCTGCACGGCATGAAGCTGCGCGAGCTGACCGCCGCGGTCGGCGAGTCGAGCAAGGTGCTGCTCGGTGCCGGTTTCGTGCTGCTGTTCACCGTGCCGATGGTGCGCATCCTGATCAACTCGGGAGTCAACGCCGCCGAGCTGCCGAGCATGCCGATCGCCATGGCGCAGTGGGTGGCCGACAGCGTCGGCAGCATCTACCCGCTGCTGGCGCCGAGCGTCGGCGCCCTGGGCGCCTTCATTGCCGGCTCCAACACGGTGAGCAACATGATGCTCAGCCAGTTCCAGTTCGGCGTCGCCGAGACCCTGGGCATCTCCGGCGCGCTGATCGTCGCCGTGCAGGCCATCGGTGCCGCCGCCGGCAACATGGTGGCGATCCACAACGTGGTGGCCGCCTCGGCCACCGTCGGTCTGCTCGGCCGCGAGGGCAGCACCCTGCGCAAGACCGTGTGGCCGACCTTCTACTACGTGCTGTTCACCGGCCTGATCGCCCTGTTCGCGATCTACGTGCTCGGGGTCAGCGACCCGCTGGTGGTCGCGCGCTGA
- a CDS encoding GntR family transcriptional regulator, whose protein sequence is MGFGPLRQRRLSDDIVERLEAMILEGSLQAGERLPPERALAEQFGVSRPSLREAIQKLAARGLLVSRQGGGTYVAEGLGSTFSDPLLRLLETSSEAQRDLLEFRHTLEGACAFYAAQRATPVDHARLREAFERLQACYAAPVPGGGAEEGLADAGFHLAIAEASHNAVLLHTIKGLFDLLKRNVVTNIGGMYAQRSETRDMLMQQHRELYEAIVEGRAEEARAISSRHIHYVQEVLAEVQQEARREARARRRQGLEG, encoded by the coding sequence ATGGGTTTTGGTCCGCTTCGGCAGCGCCGTCTGTCGGATGACATCGTCGAGCGCCTCGAGGCGATGATCCTCGAGGGCTCGTTGCAGGCCGGCGAACGCCTGCCGCCGGAGCGCGCCCTGGCCGAGCAGTTCGGCGTGTCGCGGCCCTCGCTGCGCGAGGCGATCCAGAAGCTGGCGGCGCGCGGCCTGCTGGTCAGTCGCCAGGGCGGTGGTACCTACGTCGCCGAGGGGCTCGGTTCGACCTTCAGCGATCCTCTGCTGCGTCTGCTGGAGACCAGCAGCGAGGCGCAGCGCGACCTGCTGGAATTCCGCCATACCCTGGAGGGGGCCTGCGCCTTCTACGCGGCGCAGCGCGCCACGCCGGTGGATCACGCGCGCCTGCGCGAGGCGTTCGAGCGTCTGCAGGCCTGCTACGCGGCGCCGGTACCGGGCGGCGGCGCCGAGGAGGGGCTGGCCGATGCCGGCTTCCACCTGGCGATCGCCGAGGCCAGCCACAATGCCGTGCTGCTGCACACCATCAAGGGGCTGTTCGACCTGCTCAAGCGCAACGTGGTGACCAATATCGGCGGCATGTACGCGCAGCGCAGCGAGACCCGCGACATGCTGATGCAGCAGCATCGCGAGCTGTACGAGGCGATCGTCGAGGGGCGCGCCGAGGAGGCGCGGGCGATTTCCAGCCGGCACATCCACTACGTGCAGGAGGTGCTGGCCGAAGTGCAGCAGGAGGCGCGGCGCGAAGCGCGGGCGCGGCGTCGCCAGGGGCTGGAGGGGTAG
- the smpB gene encoding SsrA-binding protein SmpB → MAKQKKHPAGTIALNKKALHDYHIEQRFEAGVALVGWEIKSLRAGKGQLTDSYVLLKDGEAWLLGSHITPLSAASTHVIADPTRTRKLLLHKQELGKLFGAVQQKGYACVALSLYWKKHLVKCEIALAKGKKEFDKRAVEKERDSNREIQRAVRSKGKDD, encoded by the coding sequence ATGGCTAAACAGAAAAAACACCCCGCCGGCACCATCGCCCTCAACAAGAAGGCCCTGCACGATTACCACATCGAGCAGCGCTTCGAGGCGGGCGTCGCCCTGGTCGGCTGGGAGATCAAGAGTCTGCGCGCCGGCAAGGGCCAGCTCACCGACAGCTACGTGCTGCTCAAGGACGGCGAAGCCTGGTTGCTCGGCAGCCACATCACCCCGCTGAGCGCCGCCAGCACCCACGTCATCGCCGACCCGACGCGCACCCGCAAGCTGCTGCTGCACAAGCAGGAGCTCGGCAAGCTGTTCGGCGCCGTGCAGCAGAAGGGCTACGCCTGCGTGGCGCTGTCGCTGTACTGGAAGAAGCACCTGGTCAAGTGCGAGATCGCCCTGGCCAAGGGCAAGAAGGAATTCGACAAGCGCGCCGTGGAGAAGGAACGCGACTCCAACCGCGAGATCCAGCGCGCGGTGCGCAGCAAGGGCAAGGACGACTGA
- a CDS encoding type II toxin-antitoxin system RatA family toxin, translating to MSTHIQRSALLPYPAQALYDLVNDVASYPQFLPWCSASEVLESTPTRMRATLKVGRAGINQQFTTCNSLTPGESIEMKLEQGPFSALYGVWTFQALSDSACKISLDLSFDYSGALVKATLGPLFNQAATTMVDAFCQRAKQLYG from the coding sequence ATGAGCACGCACATCCAACGCTCGGCCCTGCTGCCGTATCCGGCGCAGGCCCTGTACGACCTGGTCAACGATGTGGCCAGCTACCCGCAGTTCCTGCCCTGGTGCAGCGCCAGCGAGGTGCTGGAAAGCACGCCCACGCGCATGCGCGCGACCCTCAAGGTGGGGCGGGCCGGGATCAACCAGCAGTTCACCACCTGCAACAGCCTGACGCCGGGCGAGTCGATCGAGATGAAGCTCGAGCAGGGGCCGTTCAGCGCCCTGTACGGGGTGTGGACCTTCCAGGCGCTGAGTGACAGCGCGTGCAAGATCAGCCTCGATCTGTCCTTCGATTATTCCGGGGCGCTGGTCAAGGCGACCCTCGGGCCGCTGTTCAACCAGGCCGCCACCACCATGGTCGACGCCTTCTGCCAAAGGGCCAAGCAACTCTATGGGTAA
- a CDS encoding RnfH family protein — translation MGKSDTIAVEVVYALADKQKLLRLSVPYGTTIREAAERSGIAGLFPGLDLASAPMGIFGKAVARPEERVLEDGERVEIYRPLIADPKEARKQRAAKVAKAKSDGGE, via the coding sequence ATGGGTAAGTCGGACACCATCGCCGTCGAGGTGGTCTACGCCCTCGCCGACAAGCAGAAACTCCTGCGTCTGAGCGTGCCCTACGGCACCACCATACGCGAGGCCGCCGAGCGCTCGGGGATCGCCGGGCTGTTTCCGGGGCTGGATCTGGCCAGCGCGCCCATGGGGATCTTCGGCAAGGCGGTGGCCCGCCCCGAGGAGCGGGTGCTGGAGGACGGCGAGCGGGTGGAGATCTATCGGCCGCTGATCGCCGATCCCAAGGAAGCGCGCAAGCAGCGCGCCGCCAAGGTGGCCAAGGCCAAGTCGGACGGCGGCGAGTGA
- a CDS encoding outer membrane protein assembly factor BamE yields the protein MQKAKLMLTGLTFLGLAALAGCSFPGVYKIDIQQGNVVTQDMIDQLRPGMTQRQVRFIMGNPLITDTFHARRWDYLYSLQPGGGERQQERISLMFDGNDQLIGLAGDFMPGQSRDEAISGSAGDTQLQATPSTGEQPAAPVAAPSEAAPAPGSLLEQIQREVDEAEPAAVPSPEPLDVEPEAEEAE from the coding sequence ATGCAAAAAGCCAAGCTCATGCTGACCGGCCTCACCTTCCTGGGACTTGCAGCACTCGCCGGCTGTTCGTTTCCGGGGGTGTACAAGATCGATATCCAGCAGGGCAACGTGGTTACTCAGGACATGATAGACCAGTTGCGCCCTGGAATGACCCAGCGGCAAGTGCGGTTTATCATGGGCAACCCGCTGATCACCGACACCTTCCACGCCCGCCGCTGGGATTACCTGTACAGCCTCCAGCCGGGCGGCGGCGAACGCCAGCAGGAACGCATCAGCCTGATGTTCGACGGCAACGACCAGCTGATCGGCCTGGCCGGCGACTTCATGCCCGGGCAGAGCCGCGACGAAGCGATCAGCGGCAGCGCCGGCGATACCCAGCTGCAAGCCACGCCGAGCACCGGCGAGCAGCCCGCGGCGCCGGTCGCCGCCCCCAGCGAAGCGGCCCCGGCTCCCGGCTCGCTGCTCGAGCAGATCCAGCGCGAGGTCGACGAGGCCGAGCCGGCAGCGGTACCGAGCCCGGAACCGCTGGACGTCGAGCCCGAGGCCGAAGAAGCGGAATAA
- the fur gene encoding ferric iron uptake transcriptional regulator yields MVENNELRKAGLKVTLPRIKILQMLDSSQRRHMSAEDVYKALIDAGEDVGLATVYRVLTQFEAAGLVERHNFDGGHAVFELSDGAHHDHMINVDSGEVIEFIDPQIEKRQREIAEEHGYELVDHNLVLYVRKKS; encoded by the coding sequence ATGGTTGAAAACAACGAACTGCGTAAGGCCGGGCTCAAGGTCACCCTTCCCCGGATCAAGATCCTGCAGATGCTCGACTCCTCCCAGCGGCGTCACATGAGTGCCGAGGACGTGTACAAGGCGCTGATCGATGCCGGCGAGGACGTCGGTCTGGCCACCGTGTACCGGGTGCTGACCCAGTTCGAGGCGGCCGGTCTGGTCGAGCGCCACAACTTCGATGGCGGTCATGCGGTATTCGAGCTGTCCGACGGCGCCCACCACGATCACATGATCAACGTCGACAGCGGCGAGGTGATCGAGTTCATCGATCCGCAGATCGAGAAGCGCCAGCGCGAGATCGCCGAGGAGCACGGCTACGAGCTGGTCGATCACAACCTGGTGCTCTACGTGCGCAAGAAGTCCTGA